The following proteins are co-located in the Gorilla gorilla gorilla isolate KB3781 chromosome 7, NHGRI_mGorGor1-v2.1_pri, whole genome shotgun sequence genome:
- the ZNF16 gene encoding zinc finger protein 16: MPSLRTRREEAEMELSAPGPSPWTPAAQAHVSDAPAVTHPGSAACGTPCCSDTELEAICPHYQQPDCDTRTEDKEFLHKEDIHEDLESQAEISENYAGDVLQVPELGDLCDDVSERDWGVPEGRRLPQSLSQEGDFTPAAMGLLRGPLGEKDLDCNGFDSRFSLSPNLMACQEIPTEERPHPYDMGGQSFQHSVDLTGHEGVPTAESPLICNECGKTFQGNPDLIQCQIVHTGEASFMCDDCGKTFSQNSVLKNHHRSHMSEKAYQCSECGKAFRGHSDFSRHQSHHSSERPYMCNECGKAFSQNSSLKKHQKSHMSEKPYECNECGKAFRRSSNLIQHQRIHSGEKPYVCSECGKAFRRSSNLIKHHRTHTGEKPFECGECGKAFSQSAHLRKHQRVHTGEKPYECNDCGKPFSRVSNLIKHHRVHTGEKPYKCSDCGKAFSQSSSLIQHRRIHTGEKPHVCNICGKAFSYSSVLRKHQIIHTGEKPYRCSVCGKAFSHSSALIQHQGVHTGDKPYACHECGKTFGRSSNLILHQRVHTGEKPYECTECGKTFSQSSTLIQHQRIHNGLKPHECNQCGKAFNRSSNLIHHQKVHTGEKPYTCVECGKGFSQSSHLIQHQIIHTGERPYKCSECGKAFSQRSVLIQHQRIHTGVKPYDCAACGKAFSQRSKLIKHQLIHTRE, translated from the coding sequence ATTGTGACACCAGGACTGAAGACAAGGAGTTTCTTCACAAGGAAGACATTCATGAAGATTTGGAATCACAGGCAGAAATATCAGAAAACTATGCTGGTGATGTTTTGCAGGTACCCGAGCTTGGAGATCTGTGTGATGATGTATCAGAAAGAGACTGGGGAGTCCCCGAAGGCAGGAGGCTGCCACAGTCCCTCTCCCAGGAGGGGGACTTCACACCAGCTGCCATGGGGCTCCTTAGGGGCCCCTTAGGGGAGAAAGATCTGGACTGTAATGGTTTTGACAGTCGCTTCAGTCTGAGCCCAAACCTGATGGCATGTCAGGAAATCCCTACAGAAGAGAGGCCACATCCATATGACATGGGTGGCCAGAGTTTCCAGCACAGTGTGGACCTAACTGGTCATGAGGGGGTTCCCACAGCTGAAAGTCCACTCATATGTAATGAGTGTGGGAAAACCTTCCAAGGAAATCCTGACCTTATTCAGTGTCAAATAGTCCACACTGGGGAGGCTTCCTTTATGTGTGATGATTGTGGGAAAACCTTCAGCCAGAACTCAGTTCTTAAAAACCATCATCGATCTCATATGAGTGAGAAAGCCTACCAGTGCAgcgaatgtgggaaagccttccgAGGGCACTCAGACTTTTCTAGGCATCAGAGTCACCACAGCAGTGAGAGGCCTTATATgtgtaatgaatgtggaaaagccttcagCCAGAACTCGAGCCTTAAAAAGCACCAAAAGTCTCACATGAGTGAGAAGCCCTATGAATGCAATGAATGTGGGAAGGCTTTTAGGCGGAGCTCAAACCTCATCCAACATCAAAGAATCCATTCTGGGGAGAAACCGTATGTGTGCAGTGAGTGTGGGAAGGCCTTCAGGCGAAGCTCAAACCTCATCAAACACCACAGGACTCACACAGGAGAGAAGCCTTTTGAGTGTGGcgagtgtgggaaagccttcagccaGAGTGCACACCTGAGGAAGCACCAGAGGgtccacactggagagaagccttaTGAGTGTAATGATTGTGGCAAGCCCTTCAGTCGGGTCTCCAACCTCATTAAGCACCACAGggttcacactggagagaaaccctataagtGCAGTGACTGTGGGAAAGCATTTAGTCAGAGCTCCAGCCTTATTCAGCATCggagaattcacactggagaaaagccTCACGTGTGTAATATATGTGGAAAAGCCTTTAGTTATAGCTCAGTGCTCCGAAAGCACCAGATCATCCACACGGGAGAGAAGCCATACAGATGCAGTGTCTGTGGGAAGGCCTTCAGCCACAGCTCAGCCCTCATTCAGCACCAGGGCGTGCACACAGGCGACAAGCCCTACGCCTGCCATGAGTGTGGGAAGACCTTTGGTCGCAGCTCCAACCTCATCCTTCACCAGCGAgtccacactggagagaagccctatGAATGTACTGAATGTGGAAAAACCTTCAGCCAGAGCTCAACCCTCATTCAGCATCAGAGGATTCATAATGGGCTGAAGCCCCATGAATGTAACCAGTGTGGTAAAGCCTTCAACCGAAGCTCAAATCTCATTCACCACCAGAAAGTTCATACTGGGGAAAAACCCTACACCTGTGTTGAATGTGGTAAGGGCTTCAGCCAGAGCTCACACCTCATTCAGCATCAGATAATCCACACTGGCGAGCGCCCCTACAAATGCAGtgagtgtgggaaagccttcagtcaGCGTTCTGTCCTCATCCAGCACCAGAGGATTCACACTGGGGTGAAGCCCTACGACTGTGCTGcttgtgggaaagccttcagccaGCGATCAAAGTTGATCAAACACCAGTTGATTCACACCAGGGAATAG